A window of the Cystobacter fuscus genome harbors these coding sequences:
- a CDS encoding TIGR02266 family protein translates to MDQGRRTSERKAVGLLVKLKHTSVVSFVQEYAVNISPGGMFIRSREPQPVGTPVRFEVRIADGQRMLKGSAVVRWSRPVEDVTGPAGMGIQFTELDEASQALVDRMLQVKNAAAQAGAPAPGRAAPSLTPPPVAAPSVAPLIPPMAPVPRAPSRQGIPTVAPAKTPSGTRPAVAPSRTPAPVAPPPAAPPPPPPVTAPVSAVDMSLDELLAFTPPSSQSDEPEPGAGGLGSRGPREFDLEDLSAAASSGPPLKPRGAPPATAPAPATPVPAQRGSAVELELESSDEDEPLELARPVAGPSQRPAARAPAPPAPARAPAPPAPARAPAPPPSARAPVPPPSAAPTPARPSTVVPVVGLAPSPFKPQALPLEPKTTPGQVLTVFLTPPTSIEGKGPVIGIDLGTTNTCVAVMQNNKPTVLRSREGYNTIPSVVSLSTQSKLLVSHRAKSQVLLRPDHTIYGAKRMVGRPYDSAVVNQVRERFHYEILPDARGRAAVRMGEHVLSLEEVQGIILRECKELAEQHLGTKVERAVVTVPAYYSEPQREAVRRSGWLAGIKVERILNEPTAAALAYGLNRDMAKRVLVYDLGGGTFDATVLRIDKNVFEVLATGGNIFLGGMDFDNVLVDLLLERFQQQERVTFQGDRVALSRVADAAERAKVALSESNAYDVHIPMLMVDEAGRPRDMHITLTRAEMERVCMPLVMRTLDVVGDVLLDAKLRPSDLDDILLVGGQSRMPLVREKLKEVLGRAPHAGVNTDEAVALGAALYSSAVDRVSSVVLIDVLPMTIGVAMPGGAFTRVIERNTPLPAQRSFAISTTRDDEEVMELSIFQGEDAHISANEYLGTARLEGLPKGPKGSVRVAVTLRLDSECVLHVNAQEYSTRKEMKATLATRYTPEELRQRLGVAKDAARAAEERRGQELKERSGRFWGFLKKVVGKS, encoded by the coding sequence ATGGATCAGGGTCGGCGCACCTCGGAACGCAAGGCCGTGGGCCTGCTGGTGAAACTCAAGCACACGAGCGTCGTCAGCTTCGTGCAGGAGTACGCCGTCAACATCAGCCCCGGTGGCATGTTCATCCGCTCGCGCGAGCCGCAGCCCGTGGGCACGCCGGTGCGCTTCGAGGTCCGCATCGCGGATGGTCAGCGGATGCTCAAGGGCTCGGCGGTGGTGCGCTGGTCGCGGCCCGTCGAGGACGTGACGGGGCCGGCCGGCATGGGCATCCAGTTCACGGAGCTGGACGAGGCCTCCCAGGCCCTCGTCGACCGGATGTTGCAGGTGAAGAACGCCGCGGCGCAGGCGGGCGCGCCCGCGCCGGGCAGGGCTGCTCCCAGCCTCACTCCGCCTCCCGTCGCGGCCCCTTCCGTGGCCCCGCTCATCCCTCCGATGGCTCCCGTGCCCCGGGCGCCTTCCCGGCAGGGCATTCCCACGGTGGCGCCCGCGAAGACTCCCTCGGGGACGCGTCCCGCGGTGGCTCCCTCCCGGACGCCCGCGCCCGTTGCCCCTCCGCCCGCTGCTCCACCGCCGCCGCCGCCCGTCACGGCCCCCGTCAGCGCCGTCGACATGTCGCTCGACGAGCTCCTCGCCTTCACGCCCCCGAGCTCCCAGTCGGACGAGCCCGAGCCGGGCGCTGGAGGGCTCGGGTCCAGGGGCCCGCGGGAGTTCGACCTGGAGGATCTCTCGGCGGCGGCCAGCTCCGGGCCTCCGCTCAAGCCTCGCGGTGCTCCTCCGGCGACCGCTCCGGCTCCGGCCACTCCCGTGCCCGCCCAGCGGGGCAGCGCGGTGGAGCTGGAGCTGGAGTCCTCCGACGAAGACGAGCCGCTCGAGCTGGCGCGGCCCGTGGCGGGGCCATCCCAGCGGCCCGCGGCGAGAGCGCCCGCGCCGCCTGCTCCCGCGCGCGCTCCCGCGCCGCCTGCTCCCGCGAGAGCGCCCGCGCCACCGCCTTCCGCGAGAGCGCCCGTGCCGCCTCCCTCCGCGGCTCCGACACCCGCGCGCCCCTCCACGGTGGTGCCGGTGGTCGGGCTCGCGCCCTCGCCCTTCAAGCCCCAGGCCCTGCCGCTCGAGCCGAAGACAACACCGGGGCAGGTGCTCACCGTCTTCCTCACGCCGCCCACGAGCATCGAGGGCAAGGGGCCCGTCATCGGCATCGACCTGGGCACCACCAACACGTGCGTGGCGGTGATGCAGAACAACAAGCCCACGGTGCTGCGCTCGCGCGAGGGCTACAACACCATCCCCTCGGTGGTGTCGCTGTCCACGCAGAGCAAGCTGCTGGTGAGCCACCGCGCCAAGAGCCAGGTGCTCCTGCGGCCCGATCACACCATCTACGGCGCCAAGCGCATGGTGGGGCGTCCCTACGACAGCGCCGTGGTGAACCAGGTGCGCGAGCGCTTCCACTACGAGATCCTCCCCGACGCGCGGGGCCGGGCGGCGGTGCGCATGGGCGAGCACGTGCTGTCGCTCGAGGAGGTGCAGGGCATCATCCTGCGCGAGTGCAAGGAGTTGGCCGAGCAGCACCTGGGCACGAAGGTGGAGCGCGCGGTGGTGACGGTGCCCGCGTACTACTCGGAGCCGCAGCGCGAGGCGGTGCGCCGCTCGGGGTGGCTCGCGGGCATCAAGGTGGAGCGCATCCTCAACGAGCCCACCGCGGCGGCGCTGGCGTACGGGCTCAACCGGGACATGGCCAAGCGGGTGCTCGTGTATGACCTGGGCGGCGGCACCTTCGACGCCACCGTGCTGCGCATCGACAAGAACGTGTTCGAGGTGCTGGCCACCGGCGGCAACATCTTCCTGGGCGGCATGGACTTCGACAACGTGCTGGTGGACCTGCTGCTCGAGCGCTTCCAGCAGCAGGAGCGGGTGACCTTCCAGGGAGACCGCGTGGCGCTGTCGCGGGTGGCGGACGCGGCCGAGCGCGCCAAGGTGGCGCTCTCCGAGTCCAATGCCTACGACGTCCACATCCCCATGCTCATGGTGGACGAGGCCGGGCGGCCGCGGGACATGCACATCACGCTCACGCGCGCGGAGATGGAGCGGGTGTGCATGCCGCTGGTGATGCGCACGCTGGACGTGGTGGGCGACGTGCTGCTGGACGCGAAGCTGCGCCCCTCGGACCTCGACGACATCCTCCTGGTGGGCGGGCAGAGCCGCATGCCGCTGGTGCGCGAGAAGCTCAAGGAGGTGCTCGGCCGGGCGCCGCACGCGGGCGTCAACACGGACGAGGCGGTGGCCCTGGGCGCGGCGCTCTACTCCAGCGCGGTGGACAGGGTGAGCAGCGTGGTGCTCATCGACGTGCTGCCCATGACGATCGGCGTGGCCATGCCCGGCGGCGCCTTCACGCGCGTCATCGAGCGCAACACGCCCCTGCCCGCGCAGCGCTCCTTCGCCATCTCCACCACGCGCGATGACGAGGAAGTCATGGAGCTGTCCATCTTCCAGGGCGAGGATGCGCACATCTCCGCCAACGAGTACCTGGGCACGGCGCGGCTGGAGGGCCTGCCCAAGGGGCCCAAGGGCTCGGTGCGCGTGGCGGTGACGTTGCGGCTGGACTCCGAATGCGTGCTGCACGTCAACGCGCAGGAGTACTCGACGCGCAAGGAGATGAAGGCCACGCTGGCCACGCGCTACACGCCCGAGGAGCTGCGGCAGCGGCTGGGCGTGGCCAAGGACGCGGCGCGGGCGGCCGAGGAGCGGCGGGGCCAGGAGCTCAAGGAGCGCTCGGGCCGCTTCTGGGGCTTCCTCAAGAAGGTGGTGGGCAAGAGCTAG
- a CDS encoding DUF58 domain-containing protein, with amino-acid sequence MLLDAQTLSRLQGVKLRARAVMEGVLSGLHKSPHQGQSVEFAEHKEYAPGDELRHLDWKAYGKFDKYYVKRFEHETNLRAVMVVDASASMGYQSTALSKLEVAKTLAGALCYLLVRQQDAAGLAVMTEGRIRDVPPRASAGHLNVLLDALEVATAKGGTQLVSAADHLAEVLPRRSSVVILSDFLDEDPTALKRILALRQRKNDVAVFHLVDPAELTFPFDDPTLFLDMEGEGRVEVNPREIKESYLEEFGAFLNGVKTACAEADVDYELVRTDERLDEVLLRFLGKRGRRR; translated from the coding sequence ATGCTGCTGGATGCCCAGACACTCTCGCGGCTGCAGGGCGTGAAGCTGCGCGCCCGCGCGGTGATGGAGGGGGTGCTGTCCGGCCTCCACAAGAGCCCGCACCAGGGCCAGAGCGTGGAGTTCGCCGAGCACAAGGAGTACGCCCCCGGCGACGAGCTGCGCCACCTGGACTGGAAGGCCTACGGCAAGTTCGACAAGTACTACGTCAAGCGCTTCGAGCACGAGACGAACCTGCGCGCGGTGATGGTGGTGGATGCCTCCGCCTCCATGGGCTACCAGAGCACCGCCCTGTCCAAGCTGGAGGTGGCCAAGACGCTCGCGGGCGCGCTGTGCTACCTGCTCGTGCGCCAGCAGGACGCCGCCGGCCTGGCCGTCATGACCGAGGGGCGCATCCGCGACGTGCCCCCGCGCGCCTCCGCCGGCCACCTCAACGTGCTGCTGGATGCCCTGGAGGTGGCCACCGCCAAGGGGGGCACCCAGCTCGTGTCCGCCGCGGACCACCTGGCCGAGGTGCTCCCGCGCCGCTCCTCCGTCGTCATCCTCTCGGACTTCCTCGACGAGGACCCCACGGCGCTCAAGCGGATATTGGCGCTGCGCCAGCGCAAGAACGACGTGGCGGTGTTCCACCTGGTGGACCCCGCCGAGCTGACGTTCCCCTTCGATGACCCCACGCTCTTCCTCGACATGGAGGGCGAGGGCCGCGTCGAGGTGAACCCCCGCGAAATCAAGGAGAGCTACCTGGAGGAGTTCGGCGCGTTCCTCAACGGGGTGAAAACGGCCTGCGCGGAGGCGGACGTGGACTACGAGCTGGTGCGCACCGACGAGCGCCTGGACGAGGTGCTGTTGCGCTTTCTCGGCAAGCGCGGGAGGCGGCGGTGA
- a CDS encoding AAA family ATPase, whose translation MESASPTTPSTAPAPTSEDLQAVEELARAKAQIQAQIEKRVVGQRDVVDHLLIALFARGHCLFVGVPGLAKTLLISTLADVLNLSFNRIQFTPDLMPSDITGTDILEEDKATGHRAFRFLQGPLFANIILADEVNRTPPKTQAALLQAMQEYRITAGGRTYPLDLPFLVFATQNPIEQEGTYPLPEAQLDRFMFLVDVGYPTAEEEVEIVKATTGGTPPPLEKILSPERILALQALVRRVPVPDHVVRYAVELVRHTRPKEPGVPDFIQKNVSWGAGPRASQYLVLAAKARAILSGRFVASVEDVKAVARPVLRHRVLPNFTAESEGMTSVKLVDQLVSLVKG comes from the coding sequence ATGGAAAGCGCCTCCCCGACCACCCCCTCCACCGCCCCGGCACCCACCAGCGAGGATCTCCAGGCCGTCGAGGAACTCGCCCGGGCCAAGGCCCAGATCCAGGCCCAGATCGAGAAGCGCGTCGTGGGGCAGCGCGACGTGGTGGATCACCTGCTCATCGCGCTCTTCGCCCGTGGCCACTGCCTCTTCGTGGGCGTGCCGGGCCTGGCCAAGACGCTGCTCATCTCCACGCTGGCGGACGTGCTCAACCTGTCCTTCAACCGCATCCAGTTCACCCCGGACCTGATGCCCTCGGACATCACCGGCACGGACATCCTGGAGGAGGACAAGGCCACGGGGCACCGCGCCTTCCGCTTCCTGCAGGGGCCCCTGTTCGCCAACATCATCCTCGCGGACGAGGTGAACCGCACCCCGCCCAAGACGCAGGCCGCCCTGCTCCAGGCCATGCAGGAGTACCGCATCACCGCCGGTGGCCGCACCTACCCGCTGGACCTGCCCTTCCTCGTCTTCGCCACGCAGAACCCCATCGAGCAGGAGGGCACCTACCCGCTGCCCGAGGCCCAGCTCGACCGCTTCATGTTCCTGGTGGACGTGGGCTACCCCACGGCCGAGGAAGAGGTGGAGATCGTCAAGGCCACCACGGGCGGAACGCCCCCGCCGCTGGAGAAGATCCTCTCGCCCGAGCGCATCCTCGCGCTGCAGGCGCTGGTGCGGCGGGTGCCGGTGCCCGACCACGTGGTGCGCTACGCGGTGGAGCTGGTGCGCCACACCCGCCCCAAGGAGCCGGGCGTGCCGGACTTCATCCAGAAGAACGTGTCGTGGGGCGCGGGCCCTCGCGCCAGCCAGTACCTGGTGCTCGCGGCCAAGGCGCGCGCCATCCTCTCCGGGCGCTTCGTCGCCTCGGTGGAGGACGTGAAGGCGGTGGCCCGCCCGGTGCTGCGCCACCGCGTGCTGCCCAACTTCACCGCCGAGAGCGAGGGCATGACGTCGGTGAAGCTGGTGGATCAGCTCGTCTCGCTGGTGAAGGGATAG
- a CDS encoding BatA domain-containing protein, with protein MTFAHPWMLLGALAALIPLLVHLFDRRRPRPHPFGPMAFVLRSQKRTASRLKLKRLLLYALRTLILLALPIALAMPEFRRDADAAVAVKGPAATAIVLDASLSMRWSDGTSLFERGRDEARDALADLRPEEPATVLVCTHAPEAPMAPAFDRGRLRQLIDEARPTYAAADLSRCLDLAARSLEESPLAGKRLVVVSDLTAGSLRLESPAPTVKGPTGEAVRPEVVLRDAGRDALPNHALVDLKVEPALQAGPRAFQFTFTVKNHSDAPLKDLEAAVRVGDSVLGKGFVDVPAHGTAQKSLTVRFTQGGTLSGEGTLTPDGLAEDDRRAFVLAVPRPLKALVVNGAPNATRYRDEAFFVEAALSAPGSPVQAVVRDAEAGWREDLTPYDLVLLLNVTAPDEAEAAKLRAFVENGGGLFVSMGDHVDPEAYNTRLGALLPRPLRLVRTSVERDDPSAEDKAEKLAQVSTEHPLFAPFTGRAEEGLTGAHFYRYMLLEAEGSGATEGTNQVLATYQDGAPSVAVARRGKGRVALFTSTVDRDWTDFPIRTSFLPLMQRFAAYLTGSLEEREEQRVRVGETLALRPEGTQTVSAVKAPDGQDVPFKPQPDGTVVVGPVEQPGTFSVLGTDGKPVPALAFASTLDPAESDLSRLPQDTLAAHFGEETVKASSSDTERPPVPLWTWLIVAAAIAFFLEGTLLRK; from the coding sequence GTGACCTTCGCGCACCCCTGGATGTTGCTCGGCGCGCTGGCGGCGCTCATCCCGCTGCTCGTGCACCTCTTCGACCGGCGACGGCCCCGACCCCACCCCTTCGGGCCCATGGCCTTCGTGCTGCGCAGCCAGAAGCGCACCGCGAGCCGGCTCAAGCTCAAGCGGCTGCTGCTCTACGCCCTGCGCACCCTCATCCTGCTCGCCCTGCCCATCGCGCTCGCCATGCCGGAGTTCCGGCGCGACGCGGACGCGGCCGTGGCGGTGAAGGGCCCGGCGGCCACGGCCATCGTGCTGGACGCGTCGCTCTCCATGCGCTGGTCGGATGGCACCTCGCTCTTCGAGCGCGGCCGGGACGAGGCACGCGACGCGCTGGCGGACCTGCGCCCCGAGGAGCCCGCGACGGTGCTGGTGTGCACGCACGCGCCCGAGGCGCCCATGGCCCCGGCCTTCGATCGAGGCCGGCTGCGGCAGCTCATCGACGAGGCCCGCCCCACGTACGCCGCGGCGGACCTGTCGCGCTGCCTGGACCTGGCGGCGCGCTCGCTGGAGGAGAGCCCGCTGGCGGGCAAGCGCCTCGTGGTGGTGTCGGACCTGACGGCGGGCTCGCTGCGGCTCGAGTCCCCGGCCCCCACGGTGAAGGGACCCACGGGCGAGGCGGTGCGGCCCGAGGTGGTGCTGCGCGACGCGGGCCGGGACGCCCTGCCCAACCACGCGCTGGTGGACCTGAAGGTGGAGCCCGCGCTGCAGGCCGGCCCCCGCGCCTTCCAGTTCACCTTCACGGTGAAGAACCACTCGGACGCGCCCCTCAAGGACCTGGAGGCGGCGGTGCGCGTGGGGGACAGCGTGCTGGGCAAGGGCTTCGTGGACGTGCCCGCCCATGGCACGGCGCAGAAGTCGCTCACGGTGCGCTTCACCCAGGGCGGCACGCTCTCGGGCGAGGGCACGCTCACGCCCGACGGACTGGCCGAGGATGACCGGCGGGCCTTCGTGCTCGCGGTGCCCCGGCCCTTGAAGGCCCTGGTGGTGAACGGGGCGCCCAACGCCACGCGCTACCGGGACGAGGCCTTCTTCGTGGAAGCGGCGCTGTCGGCGCCGGGCTCGCCCGTGCAGGCGGTGGTGCGCGACGCCGAGGCCGGCTGGCGCGAGGACCTCACCCCGTATGACCTGGTGCTCCTGTTGAACGTGACGGCGCCGGACGAGGCGGAGGCGGCGAAGCTGCGCGCCTTCGTGGAGAACGGCGGCGGGCTGTTCGTGAGCATGGGCGACCACGTGGACCCGGAGGCGTACAACACGCGCCTGGGCGCGCTGCTGCCCCGCCCGCTGCGGCTGGTGCGCACGAGCGTGGAGCGCGATGACCCCTCCGCCGAGGACAAGGCGGAGAAGCTCGCGCAGGTGAGCACGGAGCACCCCCTCTTCGCGCCCTTCACCGGCCGCGCGGAGGAGGGACTCACGGGAGCGCACTTCTATCGGTACATGCTGCTGGAGGCCGAGGGCAGCGGAGCGACGGAGGGCACCAACCAGGTACTGGCGACGTACCAGGATGGAGCCCCCTCGGTGGCGGTGGCGCGGCGGGGCAAGGGCCGCGTGGCGCTCTTCACCAGCACCGTGGACCGGGACTGGACCGACTTCCCCATCCGCACGAGCTTCCTGCCCCTCATGCAGCGCTTCGCCGCGTACCTCACCGGCTCGCTGGAAGAGCGCGAGGAGCAGCGCGTGCGCGTGGGCGAGACGCTCGCCCTGCGTCCCGAGGGCACCCAGACGGTGTCCGCGGTGAAGGCGCCGGACGGCCAGGACGTGCCCTTCAAGCCGCAGCCCGATGGCACCGTGGTGGTGGGCCCCGTCGAGCAGCCCGGCACCTTCTCCGTGCTGGGCACGGACGGCAAACCCGTGCCCGCGCTCGCCTTCGCGTCCACGCTCGACCCCGCCGAGAGCGACCTGTCCCGGCTGCCCCAGGACACGCTCGCCGCCCACTTCGGCGAGGAGACCGTGAAAGCCTCGAGCTCGGACACCGAGCGTCCTCCCGTGCCCCTGTGGACGTGGCTCATCGTCGCCGCCGCGATCGCCTTCTTCCTCGAGGGCACCCTGCTGCGGAAGTAG